The genomic stretch GTCATGACCAGCCGGTGCAATCCGCTGGTGTCCACCGTTTGTTCTGCTATCCACAAGCTCCGGTTTGCCTGCAACTTCAACCAGTACTCTGCTGAGCTTCCCAATACCGCTGCCAGCTTAACCGCCATTTCCGGCGTCACGGCCATTTTCCCTGTCACGATCCGCTGAGCCGTTGAAGGCGCGATGTGTAGCGCGCGGGCAAATTCACGCACGCTGACATTCAGCTCATCCAGCGTTTCTGCAATCAGTTCACCGGGATGAGGCGGGTTATGCATGTTCATCAGTGATAATCCTCATAATTGACGATGTAAGCATTTCCATCGATAAATTCAAAGGTGATACGCCAGTTGCCCGAAACCGTAACTGCCCATTGTCCATGTCGGGAACCTTGTAAGGCATGCAGTCCGTAGCCGGGGCGATCGATATCGCCGATAAACTCAGCCGCATGAAGAGTTGCCAGCCGGAGTCGTAGTTTTTTTGCATGTTCAGCGTTGATGCCTGAGGTCGAGCCGGACGTAAAAAAACGACTGAGCCCTTTGTGTTTGAAATCCTTAATCATCCGTTGCATCCTGCGTGTTGCGGCTTACGCAACAGTATAAAGGGTGTTGCGTGTGAAGCAACACCCTTTGTCAAAAATGAATAGTTTCAGGTGTACGAAGCCAGATTTCCTACGAGTCCTACGCCTGAGTTTCCGCCGGATAAGGGCCAAAGCGGT from Rahnella sikkimica encodes the following:
- a CDS encoding HigA family addiction module antitoxin, encoding MNMHNPPHPGELIAETLDELNVSVREFARALHIAPSTAQRIVTGKMAVTPEMAVKLAAVLGSSAEYWLKLQANRSLWIAEQTVDTSGLHRLVMTLKPA
- a CDS encoding type II toxin-antitoxin system RelE/ParE family toxin; translated protein: MIKDFKHKGLSRFFTSGSTSGINAEHAKKLRLRLATLHAAEFIGDIDRPGYGLHALQGSRHGQWAVTVSGNWRITFEFIDGNAYIVNYEDYH